A single Agrococcus sp. ARC_14 DNA region contains:
- a CDS encoding MetQ/NlpA family ABC transporter substrate-binding protein produces MSIRISRSAALVGALGVSVALAGCSATAGAGDAELGTAENPVQLGVVGAAEPYWGVYEEAVEAEGIQLDIVDFTDYNQPNPATSEGELDINQFQHIIYLANYNVQAGDDLQPIGSTATYPIGLYSSQYDDIEQIPDGGEVIVPNDDTNQARGLLVLQAAGLIALENGGSPYSTVDDVIEAESRVTVSAVDAAITATSLPDVAAAVINNDFLTDAGIDPADALAQDDPTDPAAQPYINIFATTAENADDEVLNRLVEIFQTNEEVQAGALESSGGTGVFVQTPKDELVASLEAVQEALQAQ; encoded by the coding sequence ATGTCCATCCGCATCTCACGTTCTGCCGCCCTCGTCGGCGCACTCGGAGTCTCCGTCGCGCTCGCCGGCTGCAGCGCGACCGCCGGAGCCGGCGACGCCGAGCTCGGCACCGCCGAGAATCCTGTGCAGCTGGGCGTGGTTGGAGCCGCCGAGCCGTACTGGGGCGTGTACGAGGAGGCGGTCGAGGCCGAGGGCATCCAGCTCGACATCGTCGACTTCACCGACTACAACCAGCCCAACCCGGCGACGAGCGAAGGCGAGCTGGACATCAACCAGTTCCAGCACATCATCTATCTCGCCAACTACAACGTGCAGGCAGGCGACGACCTCCAGCCCATCGGCTCGACCGCGACCTACCCGATCGGCCTCTACTCGTCGCAGTACGACGACATCGAGCAGATCCCCGACGGCGGCGAGGTCATCGTGCCGAACGATGACACGAACCAGGCACGCGGTCTGCTCGTGCTGCAGGCGGCCGGCCTGATCGCCCTCGAGAACGGCGGCAGCCCCTACTCGACCGTCGATGACGTCATCGAGGCCGAGTCGCGCGTGACCGTCAGCGCTGTCGACGCCGCGATCACCGCCACCTCGCTGCCGGATGTCGCCGCCGCGGTCATCAACAACGACTTCCTGACCGACGCCGGCATCGACCCGGCCGACGCGCTCGCGCAGGACGACCCGACCGACCCGGCCGCGCAGCCGTACATCAACATCTTCGCGACGACGGCCGAGAACGCCGACGACGAGGTGCTCAACCGCCTGGTCGAGATCTTCCAGACGAACGAGGAGGTCCAGGCCGGTGCGCTCGAGTCCTCCGGCGGCACTGGTGTGTTCGTGCAGACGCCGAAGGACGAGCTCGTCGCTTCGCTCGAGGCCGTGCAGGAGGCCCTCCAAGCGCAGTGA
- a CDS encoding ATP-binding cassette domain-containing protein, with protein MAQHIVIDRVSKRFPPAKRGGDEIVAVDEVSLEIEQGEIFGIIGYSGAGKSTLVRLINQLEPLTSGSITVGDVQISGLRGKRLREQQTRIGMIFQRFNLLTSRTVAGNVAYPLEVIGVGRAERRRRVEELLEFVGLGGRAGAYPEQLSGGQQQRVGIARALAANPQILLADEATSALDPETTAEVLDLLARVNRELGVTIVVITHEMEVTTRIADRVAVMDAGRVVETGATYDVFTSPQTDTAKRFVQTVVRALPEGDELAQLRAKHEGRFFTISFTDEGVSEARVFSALAGAGVDFNLVHGGVDDIQGRVYGLLTIAVRGSDDAVERALAGIGAGVRVEEQR; from the coding sequence ATGGCACAGCACATCGTGATCGACCGGGTGAGCAAGCGGTTCCCGCCCGCGAAGCGCGGCGGCGACGAGATCGTCGCTGTCGATGAGGTCTCGCTCGAGATCGAGCAGGGCGAGATCTTCGGCATCATCGGCTACTCGGGCGCCGGCAAGTCGACGCTCGTGCGCCTCATCAACCAGCTGGAGCCCCTCACCTCGGGCTCGATCACGGTCGGCGACGTGCAGATCAGCGGATTGCGCGGCAAGCGCCTGCGCGAGCAGCAGACTCGCATCGGCATGATCTTCCAGCGCTTCAACCTGCTGACCTCGCGCACGGTCGCGGGCAACGTCGCCTACCCGCTCGAGGTGATCGGCGTCGGCAGGGCAGAGCGCAGGCGCCGAGTCGAGGAACTGCTCGAGTTCGTCGGCCTCGGCGGCCGCGCCGGCGCCTACCCCGAGCAGCTCTCCGGCGGGCAGCAGCAGCGCGTCGGCATCGCCCGCGCGCTCGCCGCGAACCCGCAGATCCTGCTCGCCGACGAAGCCACATCCGCCCTCGACCCCGAGACGACGGCAGAGGTGCTCGACCTGCTGGCCCGCGTGAACCGCGAGCTCGGCGTCACCATCGTCGTGATCACGCACGAGATGGAGGTGACCACGCGCATCGCCGACCGCGTGGCGGTGATGGATGCGGGGCGGGTGGTCGAGACGGGCGCCACCTATGACGTGTTCACGAGTCCGCAGACCGACACCGCGAAGCGCTTCGTGCAGACCGTGGTGCGGGCGCTGCCCGAGGGCGACGAGCTCGCGCAGCTGCGCGCCAAGCACGAGGGCCGCTTCTTCACGATCTCGTTCACGGACGAGGGCGTGAGCGAGGCCCGCGTCTTCTCGGCGCTCGCGGGCGCGGGCGTCGACTTCAACCTCGTGCACGGCGGCGTCGACGACATCCAGGGGCGCGTCTACGGGCTGCTGACGATCGCGGTGCGCGGCAGCGACGACGCGGTCGAGCGCGCACTCGCCGGCATCGGCGCAGGCGTGCGCGTGGAGGAGCAGCGATGA
- a CDS encoding prepilin peptidase: protein MTALAEATAGELAGPRPPLRIRPLDLLGLPLAAAVAWLLFAQGWDGVAIVPLTAAAAAAPALARIDATERRLPNALTLPLLLVAALACGVRVLTGEPAPLTALACGAVLLLMAITGGMGMGDVKLGGALALATATLGWAVPLAGLAASVVVGGMAGAVALALGRRTLAFGPWLLIGHALVAVIAALRAV from the coding sequence ATGACAGCACTCGCGGAGGCGACGGCGGGCGAGCTCGCCGGCCCGCGTCCGCCCCTGCGGATTCGGCCGCTCGATCTGCTCGGACTGCCGCTTGCAGCGGCGGTCGCGTGGCTGCTCTTCGCGCAGGGCTGGGACGGGGTCGCGATCGTGCCGCTCACGGCCGCCGCAGCGGCCGCGCCTGCGCTGGCACGCATCGACGCGACGGAGCGGCGGCTGCCCAATGCGCTGACGCTGCCGCTGCTGCTCGTGGCAGCGCTCGCCTGCGGGGTGCGGGTGCTCACCGGCGAGCCGGCGCCGCTGACCGCGCTCGCCTGCGGTGCCGTGCTGCTGCTCATGGCGATCACCGGCGGCATGGGCATGGGCGATGTGAAGCTCGGCGGGGCGCTGGCGCTCGCGACCGCGACGCTCGGGTGGGCCGTCCCGCTCGCGGGTCTGGCCGCATCCGTGGTCGTTGGCGGGATGGCCGGTGCGGTGGCGCTGGCGCTCGGTCGTCGCACGCTCGCCTTCGGGCCCTGGCTGCTGATCGGTCATGCGCTCGTGGCGGTGATCGCCGCGCTCCGCGCTGTGTGA